The Oryza sativa Japonica Group chromosome 11, ASM3414082v1 DNA window gtgattaattaagtgtgtgtgtgtgtgtgtgagtgtgACCGTGTGATGTGCTGATTAGTGCCTGACAGTGGAATCTGCCGGTGATTGGGTTTGCTGATTTTGTCGCCTGCAGAAAAGGGTACAGAAATCTTTGCTGCTGCGAATTCGGACTCTCCCCGTTGTTCGCTTGCTCTTGCTGCTGCAGACAGAGACGATCCGGTTTTTTTTGGGGCCAAACTGTTTGCTTGTGTATCTACAATGGCTTCGTGTGTCGTAGCAGTAGGTGATTGTGCCTGTCAGATTATACGTGCCAACGTGCAGGCCATATGGTTCATGGATGGATGTGAATTGAATTCGAGTCAAACAGGGATTCGTAATTTGGTATTCCCTGGCATTGTTCACGGACAAATTGATAATTCATGTTCATGGATAGTAGTTGCTTTGGTCCGATGTGACAGTCTTCATCAGAATGCAATTGACTGTTGATCTGTGACAAAGAGCATTGGTGGAAGTGTACTATAGCTGTTTACGGATTATCAACGCATTTTGGGACAACGAAGCTGCCAACAATAAAAATTTCAAGACTGATCGGATTCTGGTATGAAATGTTATGGTACATTGATGGCAATCTGATTCTGGTTTGTGCCGCTAAAACAAACACGGCGTTTCCACTGGTCAAATACAGCTTGACACTTCCAGAACGCTAACCAAAACGCATAGCTGATGTCCTCCAAATCACAAACAAtagcaatgttttttttttcggtatACACTACTACTTCACAGGAGCTTTGCACACGGCTCGTAATACCACGCAATCTAATCCAGCACACACGTACAGCAAACAAATACACTACACAATCTGCAATTTAAGAATTGGTTGCAGATGGATCGAATGCGTAACACGCTTCTCTGCAGTTGCtgctgaagaagaagaggaagaaacatCAGGGCAAGGCCAACTGGGACGTCTTGCAGTTCTCCACAATGGCCTTGGACTTGGTGTACAGGGAGGTGAGCTGCCCCTGCCTCAGCGAGAAGGCCTGGCTGAAGAGCTTGATCTCCTGCTTGAGCTCATCCATCCTGCTCTTCTCCATGTCCAGCTCCCTGAGCGCCTCCAGCCTGTCGGCGACGAGATGGTCGGCGTCCTGCCTCGCCTTGGCGAGCGCATCCAGTAAGGACGAGTTTTCTCTCTTCAGCGTGTCGCGCTCCTCCTCGAGCGCCGCGCGCCACGCCTTTGAATCCTCCAGCTGCTGCCTATCGGCGGTGCAGTCCTTCTCTAGCCTTTGGCATCTTGCGTCGATTGGTTCCTCGTCTGGAGTTGCAACCTGTGGGAGAAGACAAAGGATTGGCAGCAGTGGTAAAAAGTAGGGAGTCAGTTCTCATTGGCAGCATGTTCCGTAACGATGCTTTCGACAGCTCGATAGATGAACATGGGGATTGACGAAAACTTTTAACAGGAGTTGATGAGTACCGGACAGATTATAGGAGCTAAAAATGTATGATTATCAATTTATCATGAGATGACAGATTTTAACTAGAAGCCGAGCAATGAGGATCCCTGTTTCGTTGTCTTTTTGGACACTCGGAAAAGAGAGTCTACTTTCTACTTTGTCCTGACCTTAGCTCTCGAAACTATTGATGGAAAATGTCACATATTTCACTATATCTGGAAATCTGGCATTTGTGTCAAGATTGAAATTTTGAAATGTTGCCACTTAGAGAGGATGCTGAATTGCTGAGCACTGAATGCTCAACAAGCAATGGTTATTCTCGAGACAACACGCACCTTTGGATTTGATTCAAAAGGCAATCTAGGACTCAAATTTTGCAAGTACTTGTTACTATTTATGCAGCAAATAGCCAATGTCTTTTCAGGGGAACTTAGTGCCAAAAGTCTGTAGAAACTATGCATATCGGATGAATTAACTATCTCTGATTTATCTATTTCTATTATCATTTCCATATTAACTACTAGTAGTTTGCTGCATAAAACCCAATTTTGTTGTGGATGAAAAGTCAGCAGAATCAGCAGAGAAAGACAAGGACCGGTAATGTTACTTACTGATGCTTTATCATCTGCCAGGGATGGCGCACATTTGAAACCAGGTGTCATCTCAAGCATTTCGAGATCAGTAACACACCCCTTGTTCAGCTGCATCCAGAGGTCCTCATCAGCTACAGTCCCTAAATTTTCTGGTATTGGGCTGAATTCTACATCCTTTGAATAGTTCGCACGACTTGCAACAAACTCAGCTGGTCTCTCTTTAGAAGTTGGAGTTTTTAATGATTCGAACTGCGACAGGCCAATAATGAAGGATCAGAAACAAAAAGTGAAAAATAGAGCAGAAGCTTTGAATAGTAGAGCCAACACATGGCATGAGATTGCACTTAGTGAATCTGATTGAAGTTGTTATGATGCTACTTCTCCAATAAACATACCTGGATAGAATCAGTGAACTGATCTGGTGATATGCTGGTATTGCTAATGCCATCTAACATTTTTTGTTGCTCAGCCAAACGGTGCTCTAGTGTTTCCCTTAACCTCCTTTCTTCGTCAAGTTCCATTGCTAGTCGATCACGCTCAAGTTCAGACTACATGAAAAGAATCCACGAAACTTTGAGTTAAGTAAAAAAAGATGGTTGTATGCAGTATCCACAAAAGGATGCTCATTCTTAAATGAGATATACATGTTCTACAGGAATTGTAGAACCTTTAATCTTTACCTACCTTGTGCATGTCATTGCGCTGCTTTAGTATAACCTGCTCCAACACTTCGGAATGAGAACCCTGCATTCAGAAAACAAAAAGGTTAAATAATGTTATCACACCTGGGTTTGAAGAGAAACCTAAAATAAACACAAATAACCTGCAACTTTTTGCGAAGTTCTTCTATTTCCTGCTTTTGCCTCTTCAGCAGAGCTGCATCTGTTAAAATCTGGCATGCCAGTGACTATTATTAGGTACTCAACGCTTGACATGCTAATAAAtttgaacttaaaaaaaatagtcatttAATGTAGTAAGATAGACAGAGGGCAATATTTGGATGAATACTGAAAGAGCAATGACTgttattaaatatattatacAAGTTATACCTCATCCTTAAGAGACGTAAAGAAACAAACACAAGACATCTTATAAATAGTGAGACTTAATAAGCGGTAGGTTAATAGTGCTACAGGAATTAGTTCAGAACAATatacttagggcccctttgaatcgcagggtagaaaaaacggaggaataggaaaaacacaggattctgacaggaattgaagtgtaaaacagaggattgtaaaacacaggaaaaacacaggaatgatcatttgattggagcgcaggaaaaacgcaggaatcagatgagagagatagactcaaaggaaattttccaagaggttggagctcttgctaaatttcctccaaaatccacatgcaatgtgccattccataggaatttcataggatttagaaagcttcaatcctttgaatcaaagggccaaataggaaaattttctataggatttgaatcctatgaaattcctatataaatcctttgattcaaaggggcccttaatttTGATGTTTTAGGGCCTAATGGGGTATAACTGAATAAAAAATAACATGAATTCATAGGTAATAGTTTGATTCATGCAGGTGAACAAAATTCCATATTCCAAGCAATGCCTTAACACTTACCTCATTCACTTGAGCACAGTTGCTGACACATTTTGCTCTACTTGCAAATTGAAGAGTTCCTCTGGTTTCCTCAACATGAATCTGTAGGTTCATTTTTGTTGGGAGATGCAATAACAAAGAAAAGTAAGTACAAGAGATTTATTAGTACATGATTTAATTTGTAAGTACCTAGAGCATACCTCCTCAGGAGCAGCAGTGCAAATGATTGATGTTTTTGCATTGCCTCCAAGTGCAGGTTGTAAAATGCGCGTCAACTTACTATCACGATAGGGGATGTGCCCTCTGCATCAAAATAACTAACCACctctttatctaaaaaaaaatacctAAGCAACTAAAACTACACAAGATCTTACAAAGTTTCAATATTCGTAGAATTTTTCTTCGATTCAGATAGAAACTACTCATTGGCGAATTTTTCTTTGGATTAGTAAAATGAAGGCAGAATTGGTTAAAGTTTATCTTTTCTTCAAAACTCCGAATGTTCAAAAAATTCGCAATAATTTCTGATTACAACATTCTTTGGTTATTAGACTGACTATTACAAGGCCTATGTTTGATTTGCAACCAAATCTGTGCTTTCCTCCTTGCAATAAAATTATAACTTCCATAGCAGTTTATTACTGTTTGGATAGCTATTGTATAATAAATCAGAGCTACACACAACTTGCAGATGTCATCACTCATAATTGCTATATGACTATGGGGGGAACCAAATGAGAAAGAAGTCCATGCCATACTCGATATGTGTACCTTTGCTTTCCATTCTCACTCAACTTATTGATGACATTCCCAAGAATCATCAAGCTTTTGTTAATATGCTTTCCCTCCTTGAGACGCACACCTCCAGCTCCGGTCTTGGCAATTCTTTCTGAACCAGCTAAATCCACCAAATTCTATAAGTAAGGCAACATTGATTAGTCATACAATTCTCAATACATTTGTTTTTACTTAATACATGTATTGAGAGAGCAGTACATACCAAGACAGATACACGGATAGCATCTCCAGAATCCATGTGGTTCTTTGCGCTGCTTTCAATGACCTGCAACCAATACAATGATACGAAATCACAAAATTGGCATCATCTGGTATCTCAACTTTACTCCAACTATCTATGGACTTGAAATTGGTGGAATAACTAAAATATTGAGTATTCCATACCATTCTGAAAATAGTATGTGATCTGCTGCTCCGCACATTCATATTTGTCTCCCCAAAATGCCTATTTGCTATAAGAAAAGCCAGACCATGTTTCAAGAATAAAAAAAGCTTCTAAACTCGTGAAAACAGGTAGCTTGAACAGGTATAATGTTAACCTGTCGGAAATAGTACCTTCTCCAAGCTCCAAGAGCTTAAACACTTGCTCGGCACTGTTCACAATTTCCTCCCGTAGCCCAGACACATAGACACCACGCTATGGAAAAAAATAACAGAATTGTATAAATCTATATCGCAATTAGACGAAAACCCACCAAGCATTTTCATCAAAGAGAAGCCATTTCTACCTCTAAGCTCTCATGAATCGGCAGCTTCTCGCTCCCGAGCGTCAAGAGGTCATTGATTTCCTCGTTGTAAATCTCCATGTAGGAGACCCTGATGAGGAACTCGCGGTCCGAGACCTGCGCCGAGAGAGGTCAGCATCGAATCGAACCGACGACGAAAGCTTCAGCGTGGCCGCGACATCGGAGAGAGCGGCGAGAGTTTAACCGAATTAATTTACCTCGCGCGCGGTGTCGAAGACGTCGCGGACGGCGAGCGGGATGATGCCTGGGTGGTCGGCGGAGCCGTTCATGGTGAACGTCTTCCCACTGCTGGTCTGGCCGTAGGCGAAGGCGGTGCCGTTGAACCCGTCGACCGCGGCGCGGATGAGGGAGCGCACCAGCACGCCGTAGATCCGCTCGTTCGTGGCCGCCCCGTCGAACACGTGGTCTGCATCGAAGGCGTGAGAACGCGCGAGGCCGAGGGCaacgaggagggagggagggggagggaggggggagcaTACCGAAGGCGAAGGAGGCGCCGGGGACGGGGGCGCTGCGGTGGAGGAGGGTGATGCGGGTGTCGTCGTCGACGCGCCACtcgcggtcgccgccggtggaggagggggaCTGGTCCGCCGCTGGGGCGGCGGTTGTCGGCGGGCGGAAGCGGACTGCGACGGAGATCTTCTCCATcgtcggcggaggaggaggaggaggacggcggcgaggtgggcggcggcggcggaggatttGAAATTTCGGGGAGGGATGGAGCGGGGAGGAAGACGAGGCAAAGACACgggaaaaatataaaatgttttggttttttttttttttttggaaaggtaAAGAGGATGTGGGTTCCTGGACCCTGGGACTTGGGCCTTGTTGTTGGACAGGGGGAGCGGCCCATGTAGGCCCATAGATCAAAATCGGCCCATGTATAATTGGATGTGATCCAGCCCAATAGTTTATGAGGGAGTGCGGGCTTTAGGCCTACCACCTACCAGTGGTATGGACCTCGTAGGCCTGGTTGTGCACCACGGGAAcgataaattttttttacattttttattaaaatatttcaaaaaaaaatttggtttAAAAATTTTACAAATCTAGACACCGCATGTCCTTTAGGAATGCCTTTTTAGAAAATTACCTTTCTCCGAGCGGTCACACGTCCCAGTCAACACGCATCGCACGGGGCCACCCGATAGCACCCCGTGGTGTGCAGGGAGAGGCCGGGGGATGGGGACAAGTGTGACATTCATGTGTTTTCATATTCCAGCGTTTCCAAAATCCTAGGAGTATTTGTATTCCGAAGGAGCCCTAAATCCTACAATGGTGACATTCAAGAatgaggagggagagaggggcagGGTGGTGACCCCATCGCCTGTCATTGCATACGCGGGCCTAGTCAAGCAGCGAAGCTCAAATCGAGTGTTCCTGCTCAGACTGGCTCGCGTGGCTTTTTTCATCCACTCGGTCAGGCTGGGAGCTACAAGCAAGCAACCAAACGTCCACCCAGTGCATTCACGCATGCGAGCCAGGGACCATGCAGGCAACCAAATACACCCTTATTGACAATAAAGTGTTGTATTGGATGTTACCTATTAGTGTGAAGTCCTTGTGGTGGTGTTGATGATAATGATGGTGGTAAGATCTAGGCGATCGAATGACCAATCTACAACTCAACTAACTTCCAATGTTTTCTTTTGATTTGGTTCGACATCAGTTCACCGACAGTGATAGGAGTGAAATTCGATCGACAAAGGATCAGAGCTGGTTTCAGATATAGTGTTTTTCTGGTTTGAGAAAGACAAGAAGCA harbors:
- the LOC4350714 gene encoding kinesin-like protein KIN-7L is translated as MEKISVAVRFRPPTTAAPAADQSPSSTGGDREWRVDDDTRITLLHRSAPVPGASFAFDHVFDGAATNERIYGVLVRSLIRAAVDGFNGTAFAYGQTSSGKTFTMNGSADHPGIIPLAVRDVFDTAREVSDREFLIRVSYMEIYNEEINDLLTLGSEKLPIHESLERGVYVSGLREEIVNSAEQVFKLLELGEANRHFGETNMNVRSSRSHTIFRMVIESSAKNHMDSGDAIRVSVLNLVDLAGSERIAKTGAGGVRLKEGKHINKSLMILGNVINKLSENGKQRGHIPYRDSKLTRILQPALGGNAKTSIICTAAPEEIHVEETRGTLQFASRAKCVSNCAQVNEILTDAALLKRQKQEIEELRKKLQGSHSEVLEQVILKQRNDMHKSELERDRLAMELDEERRLRETLEHRLAEQQKMLDGISNTSISPDQFTDSIQFESLKTPTSKERPAEFVASRANYSKDVEFSPIPENLGTVADEDLWMQLNKGCVTDLEMLEMTPGFKCAPSLADDKASVATPDEEPIDARCQRLEKDCTADRQQLEDSKAWRAALEEERDTLKRENSSLLDALAKARQDADHLVADRLEALRELDMEKSRMDELKQEIKLFSQAFSLRQGQLTSLYTKSKAIVENCKTSQLALP